TTGTCAAAAGCGGCTAGCTTTGCTTCTCTCATAGCGttttttgcttccttctttgCTAACTTGTACCTCTTACAGTTTTCATTGGTTCTATCCttatataaggctttacaacttTCCTTCTTAGCCTTAATCTTTTCTTGTACCTCCtccttccaccaccaagatttaTTTTGATAAGGGGCAAAACCCTTAGACTCTCCTAATACGTCATTTTGCAACTTTTCGGATACCAGCTACGTAATTCCTCATTTGGCTAGCGTTCCCCTCTACATTCCGAACGTATTAGGCGAGTACTTTCtcttttaaagtgacttttttctccttttagatttcACCATCAAGCTCTTGGACACTTCAAGGCCTTGTTCTTCCCTTTCTCTCATTTGAtctgtacatccatcaccaagaCTATATTATAGAATTATTCAAAATTTGCCCACTAATTATGACCCGATTCTACTAATTAACGGATCATATATGACCCGATTCTACCAATGACCTCGATTGGCCTCATTGTTGTGAGTTGTCCAGATCAAATCCAACGGATTAAAAACGTCGGTATCATTGGCCCACATTTTATGGTCACACGAGAATTTGCGCGAACAGCAATTAGCCATAATGCATGCAATGTATCTACGCTAGCTACGCCCAACCATGAATCATtcatttgaccaaaaaagaaaTCATGAATCATTCATTAGAATAAGTTTCTACTACTAACTCCACAATTTCATCTACAAAAATCAAttatacaaatacaaaaaaaaaataaaacataagtcaaaataaaaatagttcCCTCCAAGATTGGTCAAACAAACAAGCGAgcgaaacaaaataaaataaatcatttGCTGCTCCTaccctttttccttttcttggaCGACTTGGTGCTGTTTTTGCTCCAGCTACAGTCTGGACAAAACCAGTCATCCTCCGGAACACTTTCAAGTGGTGGATTGCAGCACTCGATATGAGTACCAATTCCACACCCAACGCTCCCACTTTCGTTGCCGCATATCAGCATCACCTCCCCTCTCTCCCCAGACCCACACACCACGCAAGGTATGTCACTACCACCACCACAACTAGCATCGTCACCATCCTCACCATCCTCACCTGTAAACGCTTCCTCCACCACCTCTTCCGCTCTGCTCTGCACTCTCTCAAAAGACTTTTCCGCCCACGCATTGGTGTTGTATAGCACGTGTCTGTCGAGCGGGTACCCAGGTTTGCACACGTACTCAACCAAGTAATCGGCCACTACGCAGGGTATCTCATGGTTCAACAACTCTTGTACCCACATATCGGCACGCGGCATGCCTGGGCTGACAATGGCATAGTCAACCCCCGACTTAAGGAAGCGGGTATAAGGAGGAGAAGTCGCCAATATTGTTCCATCACCAGCCTTCACGACACGCTTCAGAGTATCCTGTTTGAAGACAACGAGTGCACATTCTGGTTAACTCTCCAGTTAGCTTTCAATCGATTCCGAGGAATAATACCCCCCACCAGTATGAAAAAGGAATTTGACTATTTGGGAAAGATATCTAATGTTCTTTAGTAAAAGATAAGGCACAATTTGCATCAGAACAATGTAAAAACAGTGAAATTAAACTTGGAAAATATAACATACCAAAGGTGGTGCAATACATTCGCCATATATGATAACGCGCATTCCATGGAAAGCACCATGGCCTGTTCTCTTTCTCAAGAGCCGCCACTTCCTTGGGGCCTCCAAATTGATTGTACCATCTTCACTAAGACCATTCTTGTACCATTCATAAGGTTCTTCTTCCAAAAACCTTCCTTCCTTATCACTAGCTTCCAGATAATCACTCTTAAGAATCCACCTGCACTCAACGTAGAATACATTAAAGCATCCATTTGCACTGGAAATTTCAATTAGCTAATCCCAAACATCCTAGGAGAAAGGCACACTAAGGGGATAACAAACATACCTTCCAGACGCTGCAGCTGCGAAAAATTTCTCTGTCCTGCCAACTCGATCTGGAGAGATGAAGTGTGTTGCCTGGTAAGACCAGTGATGAGAATCCCGGCAACATCTTCCTTTCAAACGCTTGATAACTTTTTGAAACTCCTTTCTTTGAAATCGGTGCCCACTCAGAATAAACCTAACAGGTTCAATTTTAACTTTGCTTGAAGCCTTCCCTTCGGGTATTGAAGGATTGTCACTTCTCTCCGCAGATGTTTGAATTATCTTCAACGGAGTTTTACCAGATTTAGCTATTGATTTTTCTGCCTGCTGTTTGGCCTTGCTTACAGTTTGATCTCCACCAACAATTGGCTTGTTCTCCTTCATTTTGGCAGAGTTCTCTAACTTATTTTGGGGCGCACTGCGGCACTTAGCTTTGCCCACTAGACCTGCaagtcttttttcttttttcttctctgtcACCCTAGTGTTATCATTCCGAGTATTTTCCTCAGATACTACTTTTTTAGGTTTCATAACATCCGCGACAGGGTGAACAGTTTTCAGCTTGGTTTTACCCAAAGCATGCTTTTTCCCTTGGTTCTTCTTTCCCTTGACAGCGTCTCCGTCTGCGGCTGGCTCAACCAGCAGAGAAATGTTGTCAGAAACTGACTTTTCTCGTTCGTTTCCTTCTATACCCAATGAGGCCATTGCATCACGGGGAGTACAGGCATCAGAATGATCCTGTAGGTGCTGCTCCTGTTCTGACTTCTTATCACATTTACTTGTTGCTTGGACCACTATATCCTTGGCTTCGTGAACTACATTCTCTAATTTATGTTCACTTTCTTCCTCTGGAGCTTCAGTTTCATCATCCATAGATTCAATGTTTTTCTCATCAACATCTGCAGACATGTCAACATCTTTTCCCTCCAGCTCGTTTGGGGCCTCAACATTAACATCTGGACAAAGCACATCAAGCTTTGTGGGATCAGGAGATTTCTGAGAATCCCCTGCATTATAAAGAACTGCCGTATCATTTAAGGAGGCATCTTTATATAAGTGCACAGACCCCTTTTGGTTAGCAGAAACTAACCTAGGCCTAGAACCCAGAGTCTTCTTGGACTTCACCTTCTGCTCAAGATGTTTTGTTACTAAGTCATTATTTCCCTCTTTAAGCATGTTCAGATCAGCAGGGTCGTTGGAACTGTTATTCACTGACTTTTTGTTACTTGCAGATGAACCCTCAACATCTTGTGGCTGATTTTGCAGTTCCACTGCTTTGCTGACTGCAGCTGTAGACTTTTCCTCAGCACAATCTACAATACCAGGCTTGTTGGATAAGCTAGGCTTTCTTAATCTTCGAATAGTGGTTAGAGGTGATTTCATGTTTGCATTTTCATCTTTCCCCATGTTTGAGATCACAGTGGCAGAGAAAGGGAGATCACATGCCAATGGCTTCTGAATTAAATTAGATAATTTGGCTGGTGAAACACCAGCCATTGAGTTTCCTGCAGCATTCAAATTGCTAGTCTTATCCGGAGAGTGGTCATCATTTGTGACAATATAATGGCTAGTAGTCCTGCATGAACCATCAATCAAAGATGTAGGCTTTCCTTTCGGAGATTTATTACTTGGTGAAGGACTATGCATACTGCCTGATTTTGCACCTGGACTCATCTTCTGTGATTTGGAGCTAGCATAAGAGAGATCCATCACCCTTTTCCGAGGCAATATACCACTTGACTCTTCTCCATTCTGTAAATGAATTCCTTTTAAAGGGACTTCAACACAATTGGGGTCAAATTTGTCATTTGCTTGATCTTTCAAAGTGGCACTTGATTTGCAAATAGGTACTTTAGAAGACACACTACAACCGCTTGATTTATCGCCCGTGTATGTTGGAACTGTTGGCATGCATAAGGTTTGCCTTGAGTAGCTTAATTTCCCAGCAGAGTGCGAAGCTCTTCCAGCAGAACCACAATTAGAGATGAAATCATCTCTCACCTTAGGGTCAGGGGTTCGGTGATGTTGATCATTTAGGTCACAGCCACTAGAATCCCTCAACTCACGTGCATCCTGACAGCCTAATCCCTTGGAAACATAAGAATTAGAAAAGCTTGAGGTTTGATCCAATTTATTCTCATTCCGAGGAATTGATAAGTTGCCAATGGCATTATCAAAAATCAAGGGAACCTTTCGCACCTCTCCTTCTGATTTAGGCAATCTAGACGTTGCTGGTGAGCCAGCTTTTATATTGTGAGGACTCTTATACATGCTTCTCACCCCAGATTGCTTCCCAAATGTGTTTTCAGCCTCATCTTCTGAATCTCTAGCCTCAGCCTCCATCATCTCCAGTTCATAGCCACTGTTGAGAATGTGAGAGATCAGCATACAAATTTGCAGGTCTACCGagaaaaaaattgttcaaaaattcACACACAACCAACTCACCTAATGTTGTAATTCTCTTCTGGAAGAAGTTGCCAATCCCTTAAGCTGAAGCATGTAAAAAGGAGTTTAGATGGAAACAAATAAACAATTCATAGTGGTGGAAAATCTCTTTTCTTTGGTTGAAACAATCTGAATAGATGCCAAATGATATCAGAATTTTTAAAACAGAAGAGAGTGAACAAACATGAACTTACCAATCTTCCAACCAACGATGGTTGACAAGCTTCATCTTTGGGATTTTCTTGGCAAGTTCGTACTTCTCCCCTAACGATATAAAAACCATATGTATCATAACTTTTGTTATAAAAGTACAGAGTTAAAGAAGAATGCATAACAGAGAATAGATCAAATGCGTACCCTCAAATTTGTAGCATACGAGATGAGTGACTTTGTTTGCCACCAAGGGCTTAGAAAACTGAGCACCCATTAACCCAACCATTGTCtgataaagaaaaaagaaacaaatcatGAAACAGGCACTCAATGAAACAAATCTCCAGTCTCCAGTAGGGCCTATATCAGAAGCATTGCAAAAAAGTAGAAATGCGTACCATAATGTCATCTCTATCTTGTCGTTGATATCCAGTCAAGCATACAATTAGTCTCTTGGCATCCGGAATACCATTCAAATCTCTAAGAGGTCTGTATATAATCTGTGCAAAAGGCTACTATTAATACGGAACAGTATTTGCAGGCTCATAGGTGGTTTAAACTATGGCAGCTAGAGTTTGCATTTTCAATAAACATGGTTTGTTTATCATGTAttaattaaatgaatatatggcAAACTTCACTGGGAATGAGGACATGTTTAAGAAGCCAGAtcccaaaacaaaagaaaggatcAAAACTGGAAAATGATAAGACAAGTAAGATTGAGAAGGGGGGAAAAAACTCACCGAAGTGGGATCAATGGGGAGTCCGACATCAAAACTATGATGAACCCATAAAGCGGTGACAAGAGTCTTGGCGTCATTTCGAGCAGCAACACATACGGGATCATCCTACAAAATGTACAAAAATGCAGATTATACACCATTTTCTATTTCAATAATTCTACGATAATCACAGAAAACAAGACATAGCATGAACTTATTAAAGCGTCAAAATTGAAGCTTGGAAAAgcaattagaagaaaaaagcgACTTACATACACAATTTTATCCACAATGACGTGGGTGCAATTGGGGGAATAGTGGGCAGCATCCTCTCCGCCGCAATCTACAAGCTTAGATCGAACCTGCGCGATTCATCAATTAACACAAAACTAAGCAAGGCCACCACATCATAGTATCATACACATGGAAATTTCAGATATTTGTAATTCCCAAGACTGTAAGAGACAAAGGGAAGGGAGGAAGGAGGACCTGGTGCTCGTCAAGGGGGTCGAATCCCAAAAGAAGGAAACGGACGCCTACAAACGTCTTGGCCGGTGAACTTCCCTCcgtcattgaaatttgaatccttccaactctctcgctctctctggGCCTCTCTCAGCAGTTAAATACCTAAACCCAACCCAAGATTCTCCAGAAATAAAAGctaaagagaaaaaggaagaaggtGCGATTCAAGAGGTGAGGGTGTAAAACTAACAGATAGTGCTCCGCCTCCGCGGCTTCTGCAATCTCATCTCATCCGGTTGCTGAATGCCTAAAACTTGTGGAGGAAGACTGAGAGGCCGACTCACTGTTTGGGGAAAAATAATGagaattaataataatatttttttttttttttataattggtAAAAGGGAGGgaattttgtttcattttttgatTTTGGGTGCAGTGGCGGGAATCCGGATCCTCTCTGTGAGGATTCCGAAGatttataaatagtgtttgttcatcgtacattgtgcggtcaaaaataattttaaataattttatttaaaattatatacaaatagtacttgataaaaactgatcatccgatgtacgatgaacagataCAATTCAAGGATCTCCAAGTCCGCACAAGAAGGATCGGAGAGAATTCCGTTGGCAGTGGCGGGAGGTCTAAATGGTGCGAGTTCGCCACGTGGAACAGTGGCACGATAGATCTTAAACGCGCGTTGCCCATAAAAGTGTCTCCAACAGACTAGTtagaagaaatttttttacTAGTCTAACGGAAAATGTagtgaaaaacaaaagcagcaaATCTGCTCGCTGTTGGGCTTGGTAAATAAGCGAAATAAACAATTACTTGCAAGAtttaggaaaaagaaaagagaaatgacTCGCTTGTTATAATTTAAATAGTGGTGTGCTATacacacatctcattttacttttcacacaccctttcATAATTTCCGTccgttaatcttcttcaattcatccgatccgacggctgaaaattaaaaaggtgtgtgagaagtaaaatgagatgtgtggatatTGCATccctttaaatattttatttgtaaAGTAGGCTTCTCCATCAATGTTTGCGTCTAGTCCATACGAGCCCACTACAATTAGCTTGTAATACTTTTATACACACTATCCTTTAGCTAAATTAACAAAGTTATATGGTGTTGTTGGAGGAATTAagattctctttcttcttcttttttctctctcatttcctctccttctatttgaatggtcacggttaaaccacatcaatattttatattaattttttgtagaaaaaaaaagacaaaatagaaaatgtaagAAGAACGGATGGAAGAAGATATAAAAAAGAGAGGAGATAATCCTAGTTCTTACCGGAGATGATCTAAACCTCACAGAGACTAGGGTCGTCAAGATACATGAAATGGGCTTCTGGCTAAATGCTAGCTTTAGGTGAATCACCAACTTTTCGACCAGATCAGATTGGTGAATCCAACGGTCAGGAATAAAACTAGAAAGAAGCAAAGCAACAACCATTCGCCAATTCCAGTCTCCagaggaaaagaaaatagtGAGAGAAAGAAAGTAGGTAAAGCTTCAAGCTTCATTCCTTCAATCCTTCAATCGCTTGCGAATTGCGATGGCTTGGTTGACTCGATTCCTGGCAGCCGTGGCTTTCTTGGCCATCGGAGTGATATTCTCCCCGGAGACCTTTGGGTCGAAATCGGACGGTCTGAAATCGCCCACCCTCTCCACCTACCTAAAGCTGGCACATCTGCTCTGTTTCTCCACCGCATTCGGCGCCGCTCTCTGGGTCACCTTCATAGGCGGCATCATCATGTTCaagtatttattttttatcttctcTTGAATTTCCATTTTTGTCagtaattttgtattttgttcAACGGAGAAGAATAACAAAAATTGGTTGATTGATTGATGAATTGGAAAATAGGAATCTTCCGCGGCATCAGTTCGGGAATCTTCAGAGCAAGATGTTTCCGGCGTACTTCACGATGGTGGGGATATGCCTTGCAGTATCAGCTGGGTCGTTTGGGTATTTGCATCCGTGGAGCTCTTCCTCGGTTGCCGACAAGTACCAGCTCGGCTTTTTGCTCTCTGCCTTCGCATTCAATCTCACCAATCTCTTCGTCTTCACTCCCATGACCATCGAGGTAATTGCTAGTTGCTAATTGCTTCATAACTTGCAAATTCAACTTAGTGCTTGTTTACTGACTTGCAATACTGTCTGTCCGTCCGTCTGTCTGTGTGCGGATTAGGTAGATAAAATGTATCCCAACTCCGTCTGTGTGTTAATTTAGTTAAGTAGCTACCACTCACAGTGAAGTTCGTTTATTTGGACCATAACATGCGCATGTCATCACCGTCTATCATGGTGCTGCGTTAACTCAAATGTAATTGTGGTTGTGGTGGCTGACGGGTGCAGATGATGAAGCAAAGGCATAAGGTGGAGAAGGAGCAGAACATTGGGGAAGAAGTTGGATGGTCAAAGAATGTGCAAGTTGCAAAGGTAAACCCAAAACTGGCAGCCATGAATAAGAAGTTTGGTATGATTCACGGGCTATCATCTCTTGCCAACATCTTCGCATTTGGCAGCCTTGCTATGCACTCGTGGTACTTGGCTGCTAGACTTGATCTCTAAGAAAATAAAACCCCAACTTCCCCTTTTCTATGGGGGCTTTCTTCTCGGTTTCAAAAAACAACACACTTAAGATGATGTATACTCGCTTCTTGTTTTGGTAGGTAATTGTTGAGTCCGTTCCAATAGCATCTTTTAGTGATGAATAAAAATGGCTTTGTAATATTTCGATAATGTGCATTCAAACGATATTGCCAAGAGTCAGTTTTGCAAATTTCCTCCCAAAACATCATAAATTGATTTAATCAGTTTTGTCTTActgtcataaaaataaatttggtgGCCTAAGCTGAatgataatgatgatgatgatgatgtctTTGTATGTGTATCCATTGCTAATTTATATTATCTTGTTTACACTAACAATAAGAGTATCCATCCAGCTTCACGTTTATCATCTCTCTGAGAAATGTGAATGAAACATAAAACACCCTCACCCACCCTGGTCACCCTGGACCCGGATTTTGCTTACTATTACGAATATGCAAACAAATTGAATAAAGAATCATCTATCCTTCTGCCACCCAACCACAACCACCACCCATGTGCACAAGTAATAGTCCCGTCCACAAGCATGTAACATGAATCGCCCGCCTACCTGATGCCTCGTAACCTCATGCTGGTTCGTCACCGGAAACTGATGATGCTGTATGCCCCCAAGACTAACAATCGCGCTGGTACCAAAAGCACCACAAACAAATGCATGTGCCACGATGCAACAATTCTACCGAACCGTTTCAACGACTCTCTCCCCGTCCGTAATACGCCAGAAAAGTTTAATTGCTCTCGCCTCAGGTTGATTGAGGCAACAGTCCTTCCCACAATCACACCTCCTGCATGCACGCTCCGGGGTGCTATCAAGGGCCACCACACCTTGCGGCGCTGTTGTCTCCTAGACTTCCTAATCTGGTTAAGCTCTTGCCGAATTACCCCACGAACAGATTTTAAATAAGAATTCACATCATGATCTCTTTGAATGGTTCCTTCTGAACCATATGCAGACCGGTCACTTAGGATCTCGAGTGGGTGTGGTGAGTTTAGGAATACCAACTGTGCAGCGCGGAGCTGCCTCTCTGCATCACTGCCATCAGACAGTGGGCAGCTTAGAAGATATAGACCACTGCCTgatggaagaagatgatgatttgGGGAGAATTTCTCATCTGGTTGAAGAATCAGGAGCTCCCCCATTGGAGAATACAGTAGCTTCTGTTTTGAGGAAAGACAAAAATGATCA
This window of the Malus domestica chromosome 03, GDT2T_hap1 genome carries:
- the LOC103432695 gene encoding BRCT domain-containing protein At4g02110 isoform X3 yields the protein MTMVGLMGAQFSKPLVANKVTHLVCYKFEGEKYELAKKIPKMKLVNHRWLEDCLRDWQLLPEENYNISGYELEMMEAEARDSEDEAENTFGKQSGVRSMYKSPHNIKAGSPATSRLPKSEGEVRKVPLIFDNAIGNLSIPRNENKLDQTSSFSNSYVSKGLGCQDARELRDSSGCDLNDQHHRTPDPKVRDDFISNCGSAGRASHSAGKLSYSRQTLCMPTVPTYTGDKSSGCSVSSKVPICKSSATLKDQANDKFDPNCVEVPLKGIHLQNGEESSGILPRKRVMDLSYASSKSQKMSPGAKSGSMHSPSPSNKSPKGKPTSLIDGSCRTTSHYIVTNDDHSPDKTSNLNAAGNSMAGVSPAKLSNLIQKPLACDLPFSATVISNMGKDENANMKSPLTTIRRLRKPSLSNKPGIVDCAEEKSTAAVSKAVELQNQPQDVEGSSASNKKSVNNSSNDPADLNMLKEGNNDLVTKHLEQKVKSKKTLGSRPRLVSANQKGSVHLYKDASLNDTAVLYNAGDSQKSPDPTKLDVLCPDVNVEAPNELEGKDVDMSADVDEKNIESMDDETEAPEEESEHKLENVVHEAKDIVVQATSKCDKKSEQEQHLQDHSDACTPRDAMASLGIEGNEREKSVSDNISLLVEPAADGDAVKGKKNQGKKHALGKTKLKTVHPVADVMKPKKVVSEENTRNDNTRVTEKKKEKRLAGLVGKAKCRSAPQNKLENSAKMKENKPIVGGDQTVSKAKQQAEKSIAKSGKTPLKIIQTSAERSDNPSIPEGKASSKVKIEPVRFILSGHRFQRKEFQKVIKRLKGRCCRDSHHWSYQATHFISPDRVGRTEKFFAAAASGRWILKSDYLEASDKEGRFLEEEPYEWYKNGLSEDGTINLEAPRKWRLLRKRTGHGAFHGMRVIIYGECIAPPLDTLKRVVKAGDGTILATSPPYTRFLKSGVDYAIVSPGMPRADMWVQELLNHEIPCVVADYLVEYVCKPGYPLDRHVLYNTNAWAEKSFERVQSRAEEVVEEAFTGEDGEDGDDASCGGGSDIPCVVCGSGERGEVMLICGNESGSVGCGIGTHIECCNPPLESVPEDDWFCPDCSWSKNSTKSSKKRKKGRSSK
- the LOC103432695 gene encoding BRCT domain-containing protein At4g02110 isoform X2 — translated: MTEGSSPAKTFVGVRFLLLGFDPLDEHQVRSKLVDCGGEDAAHYSPNCTHVIVDKIVYDDPVCVAARNDAKTLVTALWVHHSFDVGLPIDPTSIIYRPLRDLNGIPDAKRLIVCLTGYQRQDRDDIMTMVGLMGAQFSKPLVANKVTHLVCYKFEGEKYELAKKIPKMKLVNHRWLEDCLRDWQLLPEENYNISGYELEMMEAEARDSEDEAENTFGKQSGVRSMYKSPHNIKAGSPATSRLPKSEGEGLGCQDARELRDSSGCDLNDQHHRTPDPKVRDDFISNCGSAGRASHSAGKLSYSRQTLCMPTVPTYTGDKSSGCSVSSKVPICKSSATLKDQANDKFDPNCVEVPLKGIHLQNGEESSGILPRKRVMDLSYASSKSQKMSPGAKSGSMHSPSPSNKSPKGKPTSLIDGSCRTTSHYIVTNDDHSPDKTSNLNAAGNSMAGVSPAKLSNLIQKPLACDLPFSATVISNMGKDENANMKSPLTTIRRLRKPSLSNKPGIVDCAEEKSTAAVSKAVELQNQPQDVEGSSASNKKSVNNSSNDPADLNMLKEGNNDLVTKHLEQKVKSKKTLGSRPRLVSANQKGSVHLYKDASLNDTAVLYNAGDSQKSPDPTKLDVLCPDVNVEAPNELEGKDVDMSADVDEKNIESMDDETEAPEEESEHKLENVVHEAKDIVVQATSKCDKKSEQEQHLQDHSDACTPRDAMASLGIEGNEREKSVSDNISLLVEPAADGDAVKGKKNQGKKHALGKTKLKTVHPVADVMKPKKVVSEENTRNDNTRVTEKKKEKRLAGLVGKAKCRSAPQNKLENSAKMKENKPIVGGDQTVSKAKQQAEKSIAKSGKTPLKIIQTSAERSDNPSIPEGKASSKVKIEPVRFILSGHRFQRKEFQKVIKRLKGRCCRDSHHWSYQATHFISPDRVGRTEKFFAAAASGRWILKSDYLEASDKEGRFLEEEPYEWYKNGLSEDGTINLEAPRKWRLLRKRTGHGAFHGMRVIIYGECIAPPLDTLKRVVKAGDGTILATSPPYTRFLKSGVDYAIVSPGMPRADMWVQELLNHEIPCVVADYLVEYVCKPGYPLDRHVLYNTNAWAEKSFERVQSRAEEVVEEAFTGEDGEDGDDASCGGGSDIPCVVCGSGERGEVMLICGNESGSVGCGIGTHIECCNPPLESVPEDDWFCPDCSWSKNSTKSSKKRKKGRSSK
- the LOC103432695 gene encoding BRCT domain-containing protein At4g02110 isoform X1, which gives rise to MTEGSSPAKTFVGVRFLLLGFDPLDEHQVRSKLVDCGGEDAAHYSPNCTHVIVDKIVYDDPVCVAARNDAKTLVTALWVHHSFDVGLPIDPTSIIYRPLRDLNGIPDAKRLIVCLTGYQRQDRDDIMTMVGLMGAQFSKPLVANKVTHLVCYKFEGEKYELAKKIPKMKLVNHRWLEDCLRDWQLLPEENYNISGYELEMMEAEARDSEDEAENTFGKQSGVRSMYKSPHNIKAGSPATSRLPKSEGEVRKVPLIFDNAIGNLSIPRNENKLDQTSSFSNSYVSKGLGCQDARELRDSSGCDLNDQHHRTPDPKVRDDFISNCGSAGRASHSAGKLSYSRQTLCMPTVPTYTGDKSSGCSVSSKVPICKSSATLKDQANDKFDPNCVEVPLKGIHLQNGEESSGILPRKRVMDLSYASSKSQKMSPGAKSGSMHSPSPSNKSPKGKPTSLIDGSCRTTSHYIVTNDDHSPDKTSNLNAAGNSMAGVSPAKLSNLIQKPLACDLPFSATVISNMGKDENANMKSPLTTIRRLRKPSLSNKPGIVDCAEEKSTAAVSKAVELQNQPQDVEGSSASNKKSVNNSSNDPADLNMLKEGNNDLVTKHLEQKVKSKKTLGSRPRLVSANQKGSVHLYKDASLNDTAVLYNAGDSQKSPDPTKLDVLCPDVNVEAPNELEGKDVDMSADVDEKNIESMDDETEAPEEESEHKLENVVHEAKDIVVQATSKCDKKSEQEQHLQDHSDACTPRDAMASLGIEGNEREKSVSDNISLLVEPAADGDAVKGKKNQGKKHALGKTKLKTVHPVADVMKPKKVVSEENTRNDNTRVTEKKKEKRLAGLVGKAKCRSAPQNKLENSAKMKENKPIVGGDQTVSKAKQQAEKSIAKSGKTPLKIIQTSAERSDNPSIPEGKASSKVKIEPVRFILSGHRFQRKEFQKVIKRLKGRCCRDSHHWSYQATHFISPDRVGRTEKFFAAAASGRWILKSDYLEASDKEGRFLEEEPYEWYKNGLSEDGTINLEAPRKWRLLRKRTGHGAFHGMRVIIYGECIAPPLDTLKRVVKAGDGTILATSPPYTRFLKSGVDYAIVSPGMPRADMWVQELLNHEIPCVVADYLVEYVCKPGYPLDRHVLYNTNAWAEKSFERVQSRAEEVVEEAFTGEDGEDGDDASCGGGSDIPCVVCGSGERGEVMLICGNESGSVGCGIGTHIECCNPPLESVPEDDWFCPDCSWSKNSTKSSKKRKKGRSSK
- the LOC103432635 gene encoding uncharacterized protein codes for the protein MAWLTRFLAAVAFLAIGVIFSPETFGSKSDGLKSPTLSTYLKLAHLLCFSTAFGAALWVTFIGGIIMFKNLPRHQFGNLQSKMFPAYFTMVGICLAVSAGSFGYLHPWSSSSVADKYQLGFLLSAFAFNLTNLFVFTPMTIEMMKQRHKVEKEQNIGEEVGWSKNVQVAKVNPKLAAMNKKFGMIHGLSSLANIFAFGSLAMHSWYLAARLDL